A segment of the Mogibacterium diversum genome:
AGTGAAGAATCGATTCAGAGAACTGTACTATCAGAAGGTGGTAAAGATGCAATTACGGATGTTAAAGTTCTCGAGAGATTTAAAAGAAATACGCTCGTTGAAGTTACATTACATACTGGAAGAACACATCAGATAAGAGTTCATCTCACTCATATAGGTCATCCAATTACGGGCGATCACTTATACGGTGGTGATGCACCAGAGCTTATGGAAAGACAGGCATTACATGCCGCAAAAATGAGTTTAAAGCACCCAATGACAGAAAAAACACTTAATATTGAGGCACCTTTGCCAGATGATATGAAAAAATGCCTATCCATTCTACGTAGGTAGAAAGCTAGGCATTAGCTTATTTTACTTTTTGTCAAAGCAGTTCTAATGAGATTTATGCATCAACCTTTTTAATTCTCATTATGGCTTCTGCTCTATCTTCATGCTTGAAAACTGCAGAACCAGCAACAAGAATATCAGCTCCACATGAAATTAAAAGCCCTGAGTTCTTATCAGATACACCACCATCAACTTCGATTTCGAAATTGTATCCATTGTCTTTTCTTAACTTATTAAGCTGAGATACTTTTTTCGCAGTTTCAGGAATAAATTTCTGTCCACCAAATCCTGGATTCACAGACATAACTAGCACCATATCAACGAAAGGAAGTACAGCTTCAAGGCAAGATACAGGAGTACCCGGATTTATAGAAACACCTGCTTTTACCCCATGCTCTTTAATATGTGATAGAGTCCGGCAAATGTGAGGACATGCTTCGTAGTGAACCGTAATATAAGCAGTACTATCCGTCACAAACTCCTCCAAGTACTGATCTGGATTTTCAATCATCAAATGAACATCGTAAGGGACAGTTGCATAGCCGTTAAGACTCTTCATAACGGCACTTCCAAAACTGATATTAGGAACAAACGCGCCATCCATAACATCTACATGAATAAAATCACATCCGCCCTTGCAGATATCAGCGACTTCAGAACCAAGTTTAGCAAAATCGGCTGCTAAAATCGAAGGTGCTATTTTTGCCATTTTTTTACCTCTTCCAAAATTGATAAATATGATTCATATCTAGTTTTGCTAATTTCTCCTTTTTCGAGTGCTCCTTTTACCGCACATTCAGGTTCATCAACATGAATACAATCTAGATATTTGCAACAGCCCTTAAATGCATTAATCTCAGGGAAATAATCTCTAACATGATACCTATCAAGTCTAGGCATGTCTAGAGATGTAAAACCTGGTGTATCATAAAAATGAGTATCGTTATCAATACTAAAAATCTCGACATGCCGTGTCGTGTGTCTGCCCCTGGCAGTTTTATCGCTAATATCTCCTGTTTCTATATCATTTCTACCGGTTATATGGTTCATGATTGTTGACTTTCCAACACCTGACGGACCGGCTAGCGCAACATTAGATCCCTTCATCAAATCATATAACCTATCTATGCCATCACCGTTCTTGCCATTAACAACAACAACTGGAAAAGCTTTATCGTAAGTTGAAACAAGCTCTTTTAGGTCATTTTCCGATACAAGATCAGGTTTTGTAATACAGATAATAACTTCGATGTTGTTATATAGTATTGCAGTGGTAAACTTATCAATAATAAGATTGTTCGGATTAGGAAAAGCTGCTGCAAATACAACAACAAGCTTATCTAGATTAGAAACAGGTGGGCGCGAAAGAAAGTTTTTTCTTTCGCGCACCTTTGTTATTATACAGTCGCCGTCTTCTTGCCTTAAATCAAATTCTACAATATCCCCAACATAGATGATTGATTTACCTCGCTTAAGATTTTTGCGAGCATTTCCCATGTGAACTCGTTTTCCATCATCAACATAGTAGAAACCGCCAATTCCCTTAACGACTCTTCCCAGCATATTATAACCTTGTTCCACTGTTATTTGAGTTGTCGGAAGAGCTTCCTGAAGAAGGTTTACCCTTACTTACCTCAATATCAATTGTTTCACCTTTTTCGAGTGATGTATTAGCAGCATACTGTTGCCACATTACATAACCATTGCCATAAACATTGCTTTCGTCGTAAGAAATATTTCCGACTTTAAATCCAGCATTTGTAATAGCCGATTTTGCTTCCTCAAGTGACTTTCCTGTTAAAGAAGGTACTGTTCCCTTCTCCTTCCCTTTTCCATCACTAATTGTAATGTTAATTTTTGTTCCTTTGTCGGCATTTGTTCCAGCTGCAGGATCTTGGGTTAGTATCGTTCCCTCAGGCTTATTTGAAGTCTCAGACTTAACTATTCCAAGCTTGTAGCCTGCCTTTTTGAGTTTCTTTTCAACTTTCTTATAGTCTTGACCAACTATATTAGGTACGGTTCCTTCCTTCGAACCTTTGCTGAGATGAAGTGTTATCGTTGAACCCTTTTTAGCTTCTTCTCCACCAGAAGGATCCTGTTCGACTACATGTCCCTCAGAAATTTCCGATGAATATACACTTTTACCCTTTTCAACTTTAAATCCGCTCTTTTCAGCCGTTTTTTTCGCTTCCTTATAAGTCATATCAGACATATCAGGTACCTTAGCTTTACTAGAGAAGACACCTGTTGCAAAAGCAACGCCCAGAACAAGAACGAGTAGAACCGCTCCGGCAATACCAAGTTTAATAAGCTTTTTCTTGCGACTAGAAGAATTAGATTTTTTCTTCTTTTTCTTCCTGCCTTTTGAATTTTCTGAAACTATATCGTCACTATCATCTTCTTCAGTATCAGATCGCTTACGTGCAACCTCATTAGATGCCTCTGCAAAAATTGAATTTCCAACAACCTTAGTCACGAATTCGATGTTATCAAGTTCTTCAATGAGTTCATCTGCACTGTTGAATCTATTAGTTTGAAACTTATTTGTAGCCTTGAGAACAGCTCTTTCAAGTGCAGGTGGAATTCCATCCACATATTCATGTGGTGGCACAATTTCTTCGTTTATATGCTTGAGGGCTATGGATACAGGATTATCTCCATCGAATGGAACTCGCCCTGTGAGCATCTCATACATTACAATACCGAGTGAGTATATATCGGATCTTTCATCAACGTAGTTTCCTCTAGCCTGCTCCGGCGAAAAATAGTGTACTGATCCGATGACCTTGCTGTTTGTCGAAAGTGTTGCGTCATTAACAGCCTTAGCAATACCAAAATCGGCAAGCTTTGCAACACCATCAGATGTAACCATGATGTTATGAGGCTTGACGTCTCTATGTATTATCTTATTTTTATGCGCAATTCTCAATGCAGATGCAACCTGCTTAGTAAGGTCGATTACCGTACGGTAGTCTAGAGGTGCATCTTCTGCAATTATATTGCTTAAGTTACGGCCTTCAACAAGCTCCATTACTATGTAGTTAATATTTCCTTCCTTACCTACATCGTAAACACTTACTATATTAGGGTGAGAAAGTCCAGCAGCTGCCTGCGACTCTCTTTTGAAATTTTCAACAAACGAAGCGTCCTTTGTGAACTCCGGTCTGAGTATCTTGATAGCGATGAATCTGTTTAACAGTCTGTCCTTACCCTTGTAAACGACTGCCATACCGCCATCACCGATTTTCTCAAGAAGTTCGTAACGGCCAGATAGAAGTCTACTGCTCATTTGATTCCTCCAACATGTCAATACAGATTACTGAAATATTATCATTTCCACCGTTTAAGTTTGCTCTTTCAACCATACGTTCAGCACAATCCTGCATATCAGAGCTTTCATTGAATATATCAAGAATTTCGCTATCTGACACTTCCTCATAGAGTCCGTCACTACAGATTAATACTCTATCACTTGGCTCCATATATATATTGAAGCAGTCAGGATTGTTGTATGCATTTCCACCAATAGCTCTAGTGATTACATTTTTTTTATAATGATGATCCGCCTCAGTACGTGTAATAGCACCCATCTTAACTAAATCATTTACATAGGTGTGGTCATCAGTAATCTGATGCACTTCATCCTTGTGAAGGAAATACACTCTGCTATCTCCCACATTGCCTACGTATAGAATTTTGTGGTCAACATATGCAAAAACGAGTGTTGTCGCCATTCCTACGTACTCTGGTTTT
Coding sequences within it:
- the rpe gene encoding ribulose-phosphate 3-epimerase; translation: MAKIAPSILAADFAKLGSEVADICKGGCDFIHVDVMDGAFVPNISFGSAVMKSLNGYATVPYDVHLMIENPDQYLEEFVTDSTAYITVHYEACPHICRTLSHIKEHGVKAGVSINPGTPVSCLEAVLPFVDMVLVMSVNPGFGGQKFIPETAKKVSQLNKLRKDNGYNFEIEVDGGVSDKNSGLLISCGADILVAGSAVFKHEDRAEAIMRIKKVDA
- the rsgA gene encoding ribosome small subunit-dependent GTPase A, with the translated sequence MLGRVVKGIGGFYYVDDGKRVHMGNARKNLKRGKSIIYVGDIVEFDLRQEDGDCIITKVRERKNFLSRPPVSNLDKLVVVFAAAFPNPNNLIIDKFTTAILYNNIEVIICITKPDLVSENDLKELVSTYDKAFPVVVVNGKNGDGIDRLYDLMKGSNVALAGPSGVGKSTIMNHITGRNDIETGDISDKTARGRHTTRHVEIFSIDNDTHFYDTPGFTSLDMPRLDRYHVRDYFPEINAFKGCCKYLDCIHVDEPECAVKGALEKGEISKTRYESYLSILEEVKKWQK
- the pknB gene encoding Stk1 family PASTA domain-containing Ser/Thr kinase, encoding MSSRLLSGRYELLEKIGDGGMAVVYKGKDRLLNRFIAIKILRPEFTKDASFVENFKRESQAAAGLSHPNIVSVYDVGKEGNINYIVMELVEGRNLSNIIAEDAPLDYRTVIDLTKQVASALRIAHKNKIIHRDVKPHNIMVTSDGVAKLADFGIAKAVNDATLSTNSKVIGSVHYFSPEQARGNYVDERSDIYSLGIVMYEMLTGRVPFDGDNPVSIALKHINEEIVPPHEYVDGIPPALERAVLKATNKFQTNRFNSADELIEELDNIEFVTKVVGNSIFAEASNEVARKRSDTEEDDSDDIVSENSKGRKKKKKKSNSSSRKKKLIKLGIAGAVLLVLVLGVAFATGVFSSKAKVPDMSDMTYKEAKKTAEKSGFKVEKGKSVYSSEISEGHVVEQDPSGGEEAKKGSTITLHLSKGSKEGTVPNIVGQDYKKVEKKLKKAGYKLGIVKSETSNKPEGTILTQDPAAGTNADKGTKINITISDGKGKEKGTVPSLTGKSLEEAKSAITNAGFKVGNISYDESNVYGNGYVMWQQYAANTSLEKGETIDIEVSKGKPSSGSSSDNSNNSGTRL
- a CDS encoding Stp1/IreP family PP2C-type Ser/Thr phosphatase, which gives rise to MRVGYLTDKGMKRPKNEDAVKVLKDSRFFMLADGVGGNKSGEIASTAAVDFLADYVYNNPIELVEGSEAIFTYFENAVNFVNESILQLSNTKPEYVGMATTLVFAYVDHKILYVGNVGDSRVYFLHKDEVHQITDDHTYVNDLVKMGAITRTEADHHYKKNVITRAIGGNAYNNPDCFNIYMEPSDRVLICSDGLYEEVSDSEILDIFNESSDMQDCAERMVERANLNGGNDNISVICIDMLEESNEQ